The Huiozyma naganishii CBS 8797 chromosome 6, complete genome genome includes a window with the following:
- the KNAG0F02250 gene encoding uncharacterized protein (similar to Saccharomyces cerevisiae ISW1 (YBR245C); ancestral locus Anc_6.161) — MTADEQYWSQLRPFQGGLLTPDEQSRQERYLVARHPSNAETRRNVALDNTRKRFEQLLGISGLFRHFMVNKAKSDPAFQKILDGIDEKQLARSKGGVRKRKSEREEDAELLKDEEMDGEDSDIGQEVEEYRESPKFVNGELRPYQIQGLNWLISLHKTGLSGILADEMGLGKTLQTISFLGYLRYVEKICGPFLVIAPKSTLNNWLREINRWTPEVNALVLQGDKEERAALLRDRILACDFDVVVTSYELIIKEKSYMKKIDWEYIIIDEAHRIKNEESMLSQVIREFTSRNRLLITGTPLQNNLHELWALLNFLLPDIFSNSQDFDAWFSSEASEENKEKIVKQLHTVLQPFLLRRIKSEVETSLLPKQEMNLYVGMSSMQRKWYKQILEKDIDAVNGSNGNKESKTRLLNIVMQLRKCCNHPYLFDGAEPGPPYTTDEHLVFNSAKLKVLDRLLAKWKAEGSRVLIFSQMSRLLDILEDYCFLRSYSYCRIDGSTDHEDRIRSIDEYNAPDSEKFIFLLTTRAGGLGINLTSADIVVLFDSDWNPQADLQAMDRAHRIGQKKQVKVFRFVTDVSVEDKILERATQKLETGSIGHTADRGLKQEQKESKAESKDSLLSMIQHGAADVFEAKSNTASTNGTPQPENTKNPNKGSGKQGNTNQDPDPEIDIEAILSASESKTQSLNAKYESLGLDDLQRFNQDSAYEWNGTNFKKQKIQKDIIDPMWMHPTTKRERRGNDNYIVDNYYKDILNPRKPPAPVQPRMPKPRPFYSHQMQNPGLKDLYEKERFWIAKKTAYVPNDDDVKALYGDNLSKEEMAQKLTLMKKTVKIAEPLTEEEEALKVKWETEGFGNWKILEFRKFISLSGKYGRNSIQAIASELAPAKTVDEVRAYAKAFWTNYKDIEDHDRLIKNIEAEEERLRRIKYQQAILKRKISEFKNPFFELKFKFPPSTNNKRIFSEEEDRFLLVSLNKYGLERSDIYEMIRDEIRDCPLFQLDFFFQSRTPLEIGRRVYTLMQCLEKEYPPETLAQLEKIEKDAAAQPPVATKELTENHMTPKVEENTPVVKSEPPVTASSVDSTTTDPTLLKQDASESSETGKLPELMSEQGTINKRPLEESTVSSEQSAVLEGNPETTTLPDAASTEVKRAKHE; from the coding sequence ATGACTGCTGATGAACAGTATTGGTCGCAGCTGCGTCCCTTTCAAGGCGGACTGCTGACGCCGGACGAGCAATCTCGGCAGGAGCGGTATCTGGTGGCAAGACACCCGAGTAATGCGGAGACCAGGCGGAACGTTGCTCTGGATAACACGAGGAAGCGGTTTGAGCAGTTGCTCGGGATCAGTGGGCTGTTCCGGCATTTCATGGTGAACAAGGCGAAGAGTGACCCTGCGTTCCAAAAGATCCTGGACGGGATCGACGAGAAGCAGCTTGCCAGAAGCAAAGGCGGGGTCCGGAAGAGGAAGTCCGAAAGGGAGGAGGATGCAGAAttgttgaaggatgaggagATGGACGGAGAGGACAGCGACATTGGGCAAGAGGTGGAAGAGTATAGAGAATCGCCCAAATTTGTCAACGGTGAACTGAGACCTTACCAGATCCAAGGTTTGAATTGGCTGATCTCACTCCACAAAACGGGTTTATCCGGTATCTTGGCCGATGAGATGGGGCTTGGGAAGACTCTACAGACAATCTCTTTCTTGGGGTACCTGCGCTACGTCGAAAAGATCTGTGGTCCATTCCTTGTCATTGCCCCCAAATCCACTTTGAATAACTGGTTGAGAGAGATCAACAGGTGGACCCCAGAGGTTAATGCATTAGTCTTGCAAGGtgacaaagaagaaagagctGCTTTGCTCAGAGACAGAATCCTAGCATGCGATTTCGATGTAGTGGTTACCTCTTACGAGCTCATTATCAAAGAGAAATCGTacatgaagaagatcgaCTGGGAGTACATTATCATTGATGAGGCTCACAGAATCAAAAACGAGGAGTCCATGCTGTCGCAAGTCATCAGAGAATTTACCTCCAGAAATAGACTGCTGATCACAGGTACCCCATTGCAGAATAACCTGCACGAATTGTGGGCTTTGTTGAACTTTCTTTTGCCCGAtattttctccaattcACAGGACTTCGACGCTTGGTTTTCGTCCGAGGCTAGTGAGGAGAACAAGGAGAAGATTGTGAAACAGCTGCATACCGTACTGCAACCTTTCCTACTACGTCGTATCAAAAGTGAGGTCGAGACATCGCTGCTCCCAAAGCAGGAGATGAATCTGTACGTTGGTATGTCCAGTATGCAAAGAAAATGGTACAAGCAGATTCTAGAAAAGGATATTGACGCTGTGAATGGCTCTAACGGTAACAAGGAATCCAAAACAAGACTGTTGAATATTGTCATGCAATTGAGAAAGTGCTGTAACCACCCATACTTATTTGATGGTGCAGAACCAGGCCCACCATACACCACCGACGAACATTTGGTGTTTAATTCTGCTAAACTGAAGGTCTTGGATAGATTGCTAGCTAAATGGAAGGCCGAGGGGTCGCGTGTTTTAATCTTCAGTCAAATGTCTAGATTGTTGGATATATTGGAGGATTATTGCTTTTTGAGAAGTTACTCGTACTGTAGAATTGATGGGTCCACTGACCACGAAGATCGTATCCGGTCCATCGATGAATACAACGCTCCAGACTCGGAGAAATTCATCTTCCTGTTGACCACCCGTGCCGGCGGGTTAGGTATCAATCTAACCAGTGCTGACattgttgttcttttcgaTTCTGATTGGAACCCACAGGCAGATCTGCAGGCCATGGACAGAGCGCATCGGATTGGGCAGAAAAAACAAGTAAAAGTCTTTAGATTTGTTACCGACGTTTCGGTAGAGGacaagattttggaaagagCCACTCAGAAACTAGAGACTGGATCAATTGGTCATACAGCAGACAGGGGGCTCAAGCAAGAGCAGAAGGAGAGCAAAGCAGAATCAAAGGACTCTTTGCTATCCATGATTCAGCACGGTGCCGCTGACGTGTTCGAAGCTAAAAGTAATACAGCAAGTACGAATGGAACTCCTCAACCCGAAAACACGAAGAATCCAAACAAAGGCTCTGGGAAACAAGGAAATACCAACCAAGACCCTGATCCAGAGATTGATATTGAAGCTATCCTATCGGCATCAGAATCGAAAACCCAATCTTTGAATGCAAAGTATGAGTCGTTGGGTCTGGACGATTTACAGAGATTTAACCAAGATTCCGCTTATGAATGGAACGGTActaatttcaaaaaacagaagatACAAAAGGACATCATTGACCCAATGTGGATGCATCCAACCACCAAGCGTGAACGGAGAGGTAACGATAACTACATTGTGGACAATTACTACAAAGATATCCTGAATCCCAGAAAACCCCCAGCGCCTGTTCAGCCACGGATGCCTAAACCACGTCCATTTTATAGTCATCAAATGCAGAACCCCGGACTGAAAGATCTCTATGAGAAGGAGCGCTTCTGGATTGCCAAGAAGACTGCATATGTTCCAAATGACGATGACGTGAAGGCCCTTTACGGTGATAATCTGTCTAAGGAAGAGATGGCGCAAAAACTAACCTTGATGAAGAAAACTGTTAAGATTGCTGAACCGTtaactgaagaagaagaagcatTGAAGGTTAAATGGGAAACGGAAGGTTTCGGAAATTGGAAGATCCTAGAATTCAGAAAGTTCATCAGTTTGTCGGGTAAGTATGGTAGAAACTCTATTCAGGCAATTGCTTCTGAGTTGGCGCCTGCAAAAACCGTTGACGAAGTGAGAGCATATGCGAAAGCTTTCTGGACCAATTATAAAGATATTGAGGATCATGATAGACTGATTAAAAATAtcgaagcagaagaagagagattAAGACGCATAAAATACCAGCAAGCGATTTTAAAGCGGAAGATTTCTGAATTTAAGAACCCATTTTTCGAGCTGAAATTCAAGTTCCCACCTTCGACTAAcaacaaaagaatattttctgaagaggaggataGGTTCTTGCTTGTTTCATTAAACAAATACGGATTGGAGAGAAGCGATATCTATGAAATGATAAGGGATGAAATTAGAGATTGTCCGTTATTCCAATTGgattttttcttccaaagtagAACTCCGCTCGAAATCGGTAGGAGAGTCTATACATTGATGCAATGTCTGGAGAAGGAATATCCACCGGAAACTTTGGCACAATTagaaaaaattgagaagGATGCCGCTGCACAACCGCCAGTTGCCACTAAAGAATTAACTGAGAATCATATGACTCCTAAAGTGGAGGAAAATACGCCTGTGGTCAAATCAGAGCCTCCAGTCACTGCATCTTCTGTCGACAGTACCACGACGGATCCAACACTGCTAAAACAAGATGCATCTGAAAGTTCGGAAACCGGGAAATTACCAGAACTAATGTCTGAACAAGGTACTATAAATAAGCGGCCTCTAGAGGAAAGCACGGTGAGTTCAGAACAGTCTGCTGTGTTGGAGGGAAACCCTGAAACAACCACCCTCCCAGATGCTGCTTCTACTGAAGTTAAAAGAGCAAAGCACGAATGA
- the CBC2 gene encoding nuclear cap-binding protein subunit CBC2 (similar to Saccharomyces cerevisiae CBC2 (YPL178W); ancestral locus Anc_6.171) has translation MSLGEFDELKWDHSVKRLDTPSHYLLRKARKNPDGLEELRRSTKSATIYVGNLSFYTSEEQLYELFSKCGTIKRIIMGLDRFKFTPCGFSFIIYSTPQEALNALKYLSGTKLDDKIITIDLDPGFEDGRQFGRGKSGGQVSDELRFEFDASRGGFNVPLEERIGAPGMFPPSSGRRHNQRNNFRGGRRRVIAQPRFNAQYHGEDEEDNYVPE, from the coding sequence ATGTCACTTGGAGAGTTTGACGAATTGAAATGGGACCATTCGGTGAAGAGGCTGGACACGCCGTCGCACTATTTACTGCGGAAGGCCCGGAAGAATCCCGATGGGCTTGAGGAGTTGCGTCGGTCGACGAAGTCTGCGACCATCTATGTTGGTAATTTGTCCTTTTATACCTCTGAGGAGCAACTATACGAGCTGTTCAGTAAATGTGGCACGATCAAGAGAATCATTATGGGGCTAGATAGGTTCAAGTTCACGCCCTGTGGATTTTCGTTCATCATCTACAGCACGCCACAGGAGGCGTTAAACGCGTTGAAGTACTTGTCTGGGACGAAGCTGGACGACAAGATTATCACGATTGATTTGGACCCCGGGTTTGAAGACGGCAGACAGTTTGGCCGTGGAAAGAGTGGTGGTCAAGTCTCTGATGAGTTGAGGTTTGAGTTTGACGCGTCTCGTGGTGGGTTCAATGTGCCACTTGAGGAGAGGATAGGTGCTCCCGGGATGTTCCCGCCCAGTTCTGGACGCCGTCATAACCAGCGGAACAATTTCCGTGGGGGTCGCAGGAGAGTGATTGCGCAGCCACGGTTCAACGCACAGTACCACggcgaggacgaggaggacaacTACGTTCCTGAGTGA
- the SRM1 gene encoding Ran guanyl-nucleotide exchange factor (similar to Saccharomyces cerevisiae SRM1 (YGL097W); ancestral locus Anc_6.166), translating into MAKRTGSGGTADGHVEKKAARPMSKTHARAIVNSVDDHKHLYVSVKPLDIFCWGTGSMCELGLGPLAKNKEVKRPRLNSFLEGAEIVSFAVGGMHTVAVDAKGGVWTWGCNDVCALGRDTSGAKEMLKDMDDADADDDDDGDLNELESTPTKLDSSLFQPLAEGHKVAQVVATDNLTCILFTNGAVYAWGTFRSNEGILGFYKEDIKIQSTPWEIPIFSKFKIVQMAGGKDHVIFLDEAGVVFTWGNGQQYQLGRKVMDRYKERTLDPRPIGLKHVKYVATGENHCFALKTDGTLVSWGLNQFGQCGVSREIRDGGLVTKPTRVISLPPDRKIKCVTGGEHHSIFVMDDGSMYTCGRLDMCEVGISKETAPEPNRYTDEHGRIRALPVPTQLPSDIKYKTATAGSHHSVAVSRDGKMYSWGFAETYAVGLGPNEDDDVEVPTAIENTATRDVEIVFVGCGGQFSVAGGIAKRSA; encoded by the coding sequence ATGGCTAAGAGGACAGGATCTGGTGGGACGGCCGATGGGCATGTGGAGAAGAAAGCGGCGAGACCGATGTCTAAGACGCACGCCCGTGCGATTGTGAACTCGGTGGACGATCACAAGCATCTGTACGTGTCTGTGAAGCCGCTGGATATATTCTGCTGGGGCACAGGGTCGATGTGTGAGTTGGGTCTGGGCCCCCTTGCTAAGAACAAAGAGGTGAAGAGACCACGGTTGAATTCGTTTTTGGAAGGCGCTGAGATTGTATCgtttgctgttggtggGATGCAtacagttgctgttgatgcGAAGGGCGGTGTTTGGACGTGGGGGTGCAACGATGTGTGTGCCCTTGGGAGGGACACCTCTGGCGCGAAGGAAATGTTGAAGGATATGGACGATGCGGACGCggatgacgacgacgacggtgaTTTGAACGAGTTGGAGTCCACACCTACGAAGTTGGACAGTTCTTTGTTCCAGCCTTTGGCCGAAGGGCACAAAGTTGCACAAGTGGTGGCCACTGATAACTTGACGTGTATCTTGTTCACGAACGGTGCCGTTTACGCGTGGGGCACATTCCGTTCCAATGAGGGGATCCTTGGGTTCTACAAGGAGGACATAAAGATCCAGAGTACACCGTGGGAGATACccattttttccaaattcaaGATCGTCCAGATGGCCGGTGGTAAAGACCATGTGATATTTTTGGACGAGGCGGGCGTTGTGTTCACTTGGGGGAACGGACAACAGTACCAGCTGGGTCGTAAAGTGATGGATCGGTACAAGGAGAGGACTCTAGACCCGCGGCCCATTGGGTTGAAGCACGTCAAATACGTGGCCACTGGCGAGAACCACTGTTTTGCACTGAAGACGGACGGCACGCTTGTCAGCTGGGGGTTGAACCAGTTTGGACAGTGTGGTGTATCCCGTGAGATCCGCGACGGTGGGTTAGTGACGAAACCTACAAGAGTGATCTCACTCCCACCCGATCGCAAAATCAAATGCGTCACCGGTGGTGAACACCACAGCATATTTGTGATGGACGATGGGAGTATGTACACATGCGGGAGATTGGACATGTGTGAAGTTGGGATTAGTAAAGAGACCGCTCCCGAGCCAAACCGGTACACTGACGAACACGGACGTATCCGTGCGCTCCCTGTCCCTACACAATTACCCAGTGACATCAAGTACAAGACCGCCACGGCTGGATCGCACCACTCTGTGGCCGTATCGAGAGACGGGAAGATGTACTCCTGGGGGTTTGCTGAGACGTACGCTGTTGGTCTCGGTCCcaacgaggatgacgacgTGGAGGTACCCACAGCTATAGAAAATACCGCAACACGGGACGTGGAGATTGTCTTTGTTGGCTGTGGTGGGCAGTTCTCTGTCGCTGGCGGTATTGCCAAGAGATCGGCATAG
- the KNAG0F02210 gene encoding homeobox domain-containing protein (similar to Saccharomyces cerevisiae TOS8 (YGL096W) and CUP9 (YPL177C); ancestral locus Anc_6.170) yields MLVISFSYFAVRSPVLTHFIMSLPNQKIELPSIKSIFNIINEDHNFQKQSLPQVQLPHLLPLQQQQQQKDAGSTHRFRINGQRNSANNIKSIQSMSTSSAGSISPNMSYTHMSPTLTSHPMHMHPHIPTWNTVQNSTSTTATSNNTTNNSSSSSPYLHPRSQSQQFGGSGTHTQRYTANVVINNNTPVSRPSSGMVHSLSGPPSFARSDDLASTNSGNSSSGDNRSTSYSPRSQRIKKSSSKRSNLPRETVQMLNNWLLNHLHDPYPTPHEKLELLRQTGLTKIQLSNWFINVRRRKVFVDHPQSMSNGTQSNVIRRNSSSPRN; encoded by the coding sequence ATGTTGGTTATTTCGTTTTCTTATTTTGCCGTGCGTTCACCAGTGTTGACACATTTCATTATGAGCTTGCCTAACCAAAAGATAGAATTGCCTTCCATTAAAAGCATTTTCAATATAATAAATGAAGACCataactttcaaaaacaatCCCTCCCACAGGTACAACTACCACATCTTCTGCCtttacaacaacaacaacaacaaaaagaCGCAGGTTCTACTCACAGATTTAGAATAAATGGGCAGAGGAATAGTGCCAATAATATTAAAAGTATACAGTCCATGTCTACCTCATCGGCGGGGTCCATTAGCCCCAACATGAGCTATACACACATGAGCCCTACGCTCACATCGCACCCAATGCACATGCATCCACATATCCCCACGTGGAACACCGTCCAAAACAGTACTTCGACCACTGCTACCTCTAATAATACCACTAAtaacagcagcagcagtagtcCCTACTTGCACCCTCGTTCCCAGTCACAACAGTTCGGGGGTAGTGGGACGCACACCCAGCGGTACACGGCAAACGTGGTCATAAATAACAACACGCCCGTTTCTAGACCCTCCTCAGGGATGGTGCACAGTTTAAGTGGACCGCCAAGTTTTGCCAGATCGGATGATTTGGCAAGCACAAACAGTGGGAACAGCAGTAGTGGGGATAACAGATCCACGAGTTACTCTCCTCGGTCGCAGAGGATCAAGAAATCTTCGAGCAAGAGGTCGAATCTGCCAAGAGAAACAGTGCAGATGTTGAATAACTGGCTGCTGAACCACTTACATGACCCGTACCCAACACCACATGAGAAACTAGAGCTACTGAGACAGACTGGGTTGACTAAGATACAACTCTCAAATTGGTTCATAAACGtaaggaggaggaaagtgTTTGTCGACCACCCGCAGTCAATGTCGAATGGAACTCAATCAAACGTTATTAGAAGGAATAGCTCCTCTCcgagaaattga
- the YGK1 gene encoding 5'-deoxynucleotidase (similar to Saccharomyces cerevisiae YBR242W and YGL101W; ancestral locus Anc_6.157), translating into MATADQPTQTDWDPAEKFPAELLQLSNSKTPLVFFHALTWLKSQRRTGWLQNGIPQESAESISDHMHRMSLMALCLRTGGIDPQKCAMIAMAHDVAECLVGDITPQDKSVTKWEKHLRELKAMQFLCGGLLGSYNAAAAEQLMDRWLDYEEQRCLEAVYCKDLDKFEMLVQCFEYEKQYRGEKKLEQFYSSAKDISTDEVGQWLQALLEERRAFFASLTQ; encoded by the coding sequence ATGGCGACCGCAGATCAGCCCACGCAGACGGATTGGGACCCAGCGGAAAAGTTCCCCGCGGAACTGTTGCAATtgagcaacagcaagaCGCCTTTGGTGTTCTTCCACGCACTGACATGGTTGAAGTCGCAACGCAGGACTGGGTGGTTGCAGAACGGGATCCCCCAAGAGTCAGCAGAGTCCATCAGCGACCACATGCACAGGATGTCCCTGATGGCGCTGTGTCTGCGAACCGGTGGGATCGACCCTCAGAAGTGTGCGATGATCGCGATGGCGCACGACGTCGCCGAGTGCCTCGTCGGGGACATCACTCCGCAGGACAAGTCCGTGACCAAGTGGGAGAAACACCTCAGAGAACTGAAGGCGATGCAGTTTCTTTGTGGCGGGCTTCTCGGGTCGTACAACGCTGCCGCTGCAGAACAACTAATGGACAGGTGGCTGGACTACGAGGAACAGAGGTGTCTTGAGGCTGTGTACTGTAAAGACCTGGACAAATTCGAAATGCTCGTGCAGTGCTTCGAGTACGAGAAGCAGTACCGTGGcgagaagaaactggagcaGTTCTACTCCTCCGCAAAGGATATATCTACAGATGAAGTTGGCCAATGGTTACAAGCTCTCCTGGAGGAAAGACGCGCATTCTTTGCATCGTTGACACAGTAA
- the SEH1 gene encoding Seh1p (similar to Saccharomyces cerevisiae SEH1 (YGL100W); ancestral locus Anc_6.159), translated as MSLKPFDSGHEDLVHDVVYDFYGRFVATCSSDQHVKVFKCDKDTNEWELSDSWKAHDSSIVSLDWASPEYGRIIVTASYDKTVKVWEENPDQDELSGRRWSKLATLNDSQGALYSVKFAPAHLGLKFACIGNDGLLRIYDALEPSDLRSWTLTSEIKVLPAPPANHLQSDFCLAWCPSRFSAEKLAVCALDQALIYQRGKDNKLHIAARLKGHRGLIRSISWAPSIGRWYQLVATGSKDGKVRIFKITEKLPSDTSGIQQIEPSTNTEQSLSPDFADSSPDNSSDVPAFVPSKQLSSVLNIELLSEHDDHKSEVWSVSWNLTGTILSSAGDDGKVRLWKSTYSNEFKCMSVITAQQ; from the coding sequence ATGAGTTTGAAGCCTTTTGATAGTGGACACGAGGACCTCGTACACGACGTCGTGTACGACTTCTACGGCAGATTCGTCGCAACATGTTCCTCTGACCAGCACgtcaaagtgttcaagtGTGACAAAGACACGAACGAGTGGGAACTGAGCGATTCTTGGAAAGCACACGACTCTTCCATTGTATCACTGGACTGGGCATCCCCGGAGTACGGACGGATTATAGTAACGGCGTCCTATGATAAAACGGTGAAGGTTTGGGAGGAGAATCCAGACCAAGACGAATTGTCTGGTCGCCGCTGGAGTAAGCTGGCCACACTAAACGACTCACAAGGTGCCCTGTACAGCGTTAAATTTGCCCCCGCGCATCTGGGGCTCAAATTCGCTTGTATTGGCAACGACGGGTTGCTCAGGATATACGATGCCCTGGAACCATCTGATTTGAGATCGTGGACCCTCACCTCagagatcaaagtgttACCAGCTCCTCCAGCGAACCACCTACAATCAGACTTCTGTCTTGCATGGTGTCCATCTAGATTTTCAGCTGAGAAGCTGGCCGTGTGTGCACTGGACCAAGCCTTGATATACCAGAGAGGGAAGGATAACAAACTACACATTGCGGCAAGATTGAAGGGCCACAGGGGACTCATCAGAAGTATAAGTTGGGCTCCATCAATTGGGAGGTGGTACCAGCTTGTTGCAACAGGATCGAAGGACGGGAAAGTGCGAATCTTCAAGATTACAGAAAAGTTGCCCTCGGATACTAGTGGGATACAGCAGATTGAGCCATCAACGAATACCGAGCAAAGTTTGTCGCCAGATTTTGCAGACTCAAGTCCTGATAATAGCTCCGACGTGCCTGCTTTTGTTCCTTCCAAACAACTGTCGTCCGTCCTGAACATCGAGTTATTGAGCGAACACGACGACCACAAGAGCGAAGTTTGGTCTGTATCATGGAACCTAACGGGCACTATTTTGTCGAGTGCCGGTGACGACGGGAAGGTCCGTCTTTGGAAATCTACGTACTCCAACGAGTTTAAATGTATGTCTGTTATAACCGCACAGCAATAA
- the KNAG0F02220 gene encoding uncharacterized protein, with protein MEGYFSSTKEETHDLQRFYRIQRGMNLSGRERRRERAAQAQQHAWDGSRPAKITNNTSRWDGTKKRLLRQTGGQRKSRGGGGGREKEMRRQQWVDSDAPKNRISRLVNNRRPRNKKKEGKKEKKGDAFAAAAVSLDGGGRCVKQKQRETETEAAFSVVFSVLFLSFFSFFDSCPMASPKIQKKGGLRAALSGPTQPISNTRQEVPVSVAAKRGKEGRRARRRQELHVSDSPDNDCRVRRGDVTPVCGKYKTTSTQWLSTGLCQSRPMFCFLLRLSSVLPSVAVSLSLCARSSETGSSPGVNKETLSKERWGGAWKGVPLSHPTSSSRSCQYWVIPAFPIFWSFVAVNGLYTITYLIVRACIIILGGRRREWQRRRRYGFCAHNIITEFSFLFVLPSHFPLAASAQYSLSPGQFFSIYK; from the coding sequence ATGGAAGGGTATTTTTCTTCCACAAAGGAAGAAACACATGATCTACAGCGCTTTTACCGAATACAGCGCGGCATGAATCTGAGCGGGCGggagaggagaagagaaaggGCCGCACAAGCACAGCAGCACGCGTGGGACGGCTCGAGGCCAGCCAAAATTACTAACAATACCAGCCGGTGGGATGGGACAAAGAAACGGCTATTACGTCAAACGGGCGGGCAGAGAAAGTCCcgtgggggggggggtgGGCGCGAAAAAGAAATGCGTCGACAGCAATGGGTTGACAGTGATGCTCCGAAAAACCGGATTTCGCGACTCGTAAATAACAGGAGACCAcgaaacaaaaaaaaggaagggaagaaagaaaaaaagggtGATGCgtttgctgctgcggcggtttctCTGGACGGAGGTGGGCGGTGTgtcaaacagaaacagcgGGAAACGGAGACGGAAGCGGCATTTTCAGTCgttttttctgttctctttctctcctttttttctttttttgacagCTGTCCAATGGCAAGCccaaaaatacaaaaaaaggGGGGGCTGCGTGCGGCCCTGTCTGGGCCAACGCAGCCAATCAGCAACACGCGGCAAGAGGTTCCCGTTTCCGTAGCTGCCAAAAGGGGGAAAGAGGGAAGACGCGCCCGCAGGCGGCAAGAGCTACACGTAAGCGACTCCCCAGACAATGACTGCCGCGTACGTCGCGGTGATGTCACGCCCGTTTGCGGTAAATATAAAACAACAAGCACACAATGGCTGAGCACAGGATTATGTCAGTCACGTCCtatgttttgttttttgttgagACTGTCTTCTGTCCTTCCGTCCGTCGctgtctctctctcgctCTGTGCCCGTTCCTCCGAGACCGGAAGCAGCCCAGGGGTAAACAAAGAGACGCTGTCTAAGGAAAGGTGGGGTGGAGCGTGGAAGGGCGTCCCTCTCTCTCATCCCACGTCTTCTTCTCGCAGCTGTCAATATTGGGTAATTCCCGCTTTTCCCATCTTTTGGTCCTTTGTTGCTGTCAATGGGCTGTATACTATAACTTACTTAATTGTGCGTGCGTGCATAATAATTCTCGGggggagaagaagagagtGGCAGCGCAGACGAAGGTACGGGTTTTGTGCGCACAACATAATCACCGAATTCTCGTttctctttgttcttcCGAGTCATTTTCCGCTTGCTGCATCTGCACAAtactctctctctccagGGCAATTCTTCTCAATCTACAAGTAA
- the USE1 gene encoding SNAP receptor USE1 (similar to Saccharomyces cerevisiae USE1 (YGL098W); ancestral locus Anc_6.164) translates to MASVQSSAVQQWQEVETCDNDLLAFVLNSKFKSNLTQLRHDTVGRVVQEDDRAALREYQETFPEMEFKSSCKAHQLLKDMQEQYEKYQQSQKVRTYSVDFDKVPDEAVGARDPASVEGIEEPVEGDDDEIHQMRRRLLARRRSSGSDAVAEETFDQQLEVNENVQDNLIQDMTKLVGSLKQGAVAFQTALEEDQRVLGAAEIGIQVASKGIQDISGKLSKYDKSKLSWMFYISVTVFMILGLGITFVIIKLFPAL, encoded by the coding sequence ATGGCGTCTGTTCAATCGAGTGCGGTCCAGCAATGGCAGGAGGTGGAGACATGTGACAACGATTTGCTTGCGTTTGTGCTGAACAGCAAGTTTAAGTCCAATTTGACGCAGTTGAGGCACGATACGGTGGGACGGGTGGTACAAGAGGACGATCGTGCCGCGTTGCGCGAGTACCAGGAGACTTTCCCAGAGATGGAGTTTAAGTCTAGTTGCAAGGCACACCAGTTGCTCAAAGATATGCAAGAACAGTACGAAAAGTATCAACAGTCGCAGAAAGTGCGCACGTACAGCGTCGATTTTGATAAGGTGCCGGATGAGGCTGTTGGTGCCCGTGATCCTGCCAGTGTGGAGGGCATAGAGGAACCCGTCGAGggcgatgacgacgagatACATCAGATGAGACGCCGGTTACTTGCGAGGAGACGCAGCAGCGGTAGCGATGCAGTGGCAGAGGAAACCtttgatcaacaacttgaagtcAACGAAAACGTGCAAGACAACCTGATCCAGGATATGACCAAACTTGTTGGGTCGTTAAAGCAAGGGGCTGTTGCCTTCCAAACAGCTTTGGAGGAGGACCAGAGAGTGTTAGGGGCCGCAGAGATCGGTATCCAAGTCGCGTCAAAGGGCATACAGGATATAAGCGGGAAGTTGAGCAAGTACGACAAGTCTAAGCTTAGTTGGATGTTCTATATATCGGTTACTGTGTTCATGATTCTAGGTCTCGGCATAACCTTCGTGATCATCAAACTGTTCCCAGCACTGTAG